CGGGCGGGGCGTGGGCCGAGCCGTCGCTCGCGGCCGACGTTGCGCCGGGCCGGGCGCCGGACGCTTCGGCGGTGCCCGGCCGTTCCGCGCAGGCCCCGGGCCAGTCGGACGCGACGTGGAGCGAGCCGTTGCCTCCCGCCGACGTACCGCAGGGCCAAACGCAGGCGCAGCCGGATGTGGCGTGGGCCGAGCCTGGCGCGCAGCCGCAGTCGCAGCCGCAGCCGCAGCCGCAGTCTCCGGGTGGTTCGGCGCTGTCCGGTGAGTACCCGGCCGCGCCCGGCGGGTCGGGCGCGCAGGAGCCCGTGCCCATGGAGCGGCCGCGGCCCCTGCACGACCCGGATCCGTACAGCACTCCGCCCTACGGTGAACCCGGGCCCTGGGCGCCCGCGCCGCCCGTGCAGCATCCCGCGGCGACTCCGGCGCACGGGACCCAGCTCCCACCGCCCCCGCACGGCGGCACGCCTCCGCACGGGACGCCCGGGCCCACGCCGCACCAGCCCCAACAGCAGCCCCAGGCCCCTTACAGCGGCACGCCCCCGCACGGCACGCCCGGGCCCGCCCCGCACGTGCCCCAGCAGCACCAGCACCAGCCCTCGGGAGCCCCCGTGCAGCCCGGGGCCGCTCAGGGCGCGCCCCGTCAGCCGTACGACCCCTGGAACGCTCCGCTTCAGCAGGTCGGGTCCCTGCCTCCCGAGACTCGGGAGAAGCGGGACAAGCGGGGGCGACGCGCGTTGTTCATCGGGGTGGCCGTCATCGCCCTGCTCTCGGGGCTCATCGGTGGCGCCACCGGTGCGTACCTGGAGCGGAACGGGACCGGTGACGTCGAGCTGCGGCAGGCCGACGCCGAGTCCGCCGACCGGCCCAAGGGCAGCGTCGCCGGCATCGCGTCCGCCACCCTGCCCGGCGTCGTGACGCTGCACGTCAGTGGCGACTCCGCGCAGGGCACCGGCACCGGCTTCGTCCTCGACGACAAGGGCCACATCCTCACCAACAACCACGTCGTGGAGCCCGCGGGCACCGGCGGCGAGGTCTCCGTGACCTTCAGCGGCGGCGAGACCGCCAAGGCGGAGGTCGTCGGCCGCGACTCCGGCTACGACCTCGCGGTCGTCAAGGTGAGCGGCGTCCGCGGCCTCAAGCCCCTGCCCCTCGGCAACTCCGAGAACGTACAGGTGGGCGACGCCGTCGTGGCCATCGGCGCCCCCTTCGACCTGGAGAACACCGTCACCTCCGGGATCATCAGCGCCAAGGAGCGCCCCATCACCGCGGGCGGCGAGAAGGGCGACGGCAGCGACATCTCGTACGTGGACGCACTCCAGACCGACGCGCCGATCAACCCGGGCAACTCCGGCGGCCCCCTCGTCGACTCCAAGGCCCGCGTCGTCGGCATCAACAGCGCCATACGCTCCGCCGACGAGGGCTCGGAGCCGGGCGGCGGCCAGGCAGGCTCCATCGGCCTCGGCTTCGCCATCCCGATCAACCAGGGCAAGCGCGTCGCCGAAGAGCTGATCAACTTCGGCAAGGCGACGCACCCCGTGATCGGCGTCACGCTCGACACGGAGTTCAACGGCGACGGAGCCCGCATAGCGGACAAGGGCAAGAACGGCGGCTCTTCGGTCAACAAGAACGGCCCCGGAGACAAGGCGGGCCTCAAGCCGGGCGACGTCATCACCGAGGTCGACGGCCGCGCCGTGCACTCCAGCGACGAACTGATCGTCAAGGTCCGCGCGCACCGTCCCAAGGACCGCCTGCGGCTGACCGTCGAGCGCGACGGCGACGACCGCGAGGTGACCCTGGTGCTCGGATCGGCCGGCAGCGGCTGAGTAAAGGACTGGCCACGTCTGATCCGGGTTGTCGTGCAGCGGCTACCGGACAGACATCAGCGACGGGTACCGTGGTCACGGTCCGACCCGGACGACGACCTGTTGCCGACGACCTGCTGCGGGCTGAGGACATCGCGGACATCGCGCAAGGAGCTCTAGGTGTTCAATGACATTGGCGCACTCGAGATAGTGACGCTGGTCGTCCTCGCCGTGCTCATCTTCGGTCCGGACAAGCTGCCGAAGGTCATCCAGGACATCTCCCGCACGATCCGCAAGATCCGCGAGTTCTCCGACAGTGCGAAAGCGGACATCCGCGATGAGCTGGGCCCCGAGTTCAAGGACTTCGAGTTCGAGGACCTGAACCCCAAGAAGTTCATCCGCAAGCAGCTCGACAACGACGAGCTCGGGCTCAAGGAAATCCGCAACGGATTCGACCTGAAGAAGGAGATGAACGAGGTCGCGGACGCCGTGCACGGCCGCGAGAGCGACTCCTCCGACACCGGCTCGGCGGCCTCCGCCGCCCCGTCCGGCGGAGGCCGCGTCGACATGCTGAAGAAGTCCGAGGAGCCCGGGAAGCCGGTCGCCGACGACCGCCCGCCCTTCGACGCGGACGCCACCTGAGGCCTCTCCTGGACTGCCCCCGCCAACAGGTGTGGCTATCCTGCCTTGTTGTCCGGCGTGAGGACGCCCGAGGGGGGCGGGCCGCTCCGGACAGACGAGAGCGAGGAGGCGGCCGGGTACATGGAGACGACAAGTCGGGTGGGCGCGCAGGCGCCGACCGCGGAAGGCACCGCACCAGCGGTGTCGACCGCCCGGCGCACGGTCGACGGCTACCTGCTGGCGCCCTTCCCCTGGTACGGCCTCGACGAGGCCTTCACGGGGCAGCGCTGGTTGATGCAGGTCGGCGCGACATCGGACGGTGCCGTGGAGCACGGTTCCATCGGACACGGTGACGAGCCGTCGGTCGTGGCCGAGGGCACCCTCGGCAACAGCGACAAGGAGCGCTTCGCGGTCGTGGTGACCGTCGCGGCCAACCCGGTGCGGCGCACCGCGGACGGCACGGGCGTCCTGGAGGCCACGTCGGTCTCCTCGGCGGCCTGGCTCGCCGGGGTCGGCCTGCTGAACTTCACCTGGCCCGGCCAGATGGACCACTCCCTGCGCGACGACTGGCTCGACCAGCAGACGGAGACCGCCTGGGTCCTCGCCGACGACCTCGACGGTTCCGACTGGTCGTCGCTGTCGCTGCCGGTCGACGGGGTGCCGACGCCGTTCCACTACCGCGAGTCCGAGTTCGGCTGGATCCTCGCGGGCTCCACGAAGGAGGGCGTGCACCTGGGCGCGTACGGGCGCGGCATGAGCGCGTACGGGCTCGGCTTCTCAGTGGTCCAGGACATCGGCGCGTACGCCTCGTAGGACCGCCGCACACGCCGACGGGGGCGTCGCTCACACGGAGCGGCGCCCCCGTCGACGTAACGGAAGAGCGGAACTCAGAACTTGTTGCGCGGCGTGATGCCAAGCGACATGCCCGACAGGCCGCGCTGGCGGCCGCCCAGCTTGCCCGCGATGGCGCGCAGCGCCGAGCCCGCGGGGGACTCCGGGTCGGTCAGGACGACGGGCTTGCCCTCGTCGCCGCCCTCCCGCAGCCGCACGTCGATCGGGATGGAGCCGAGGACCGGCACCGTCGCGCCCGTCGTCTTCGTGAGGCCCTCGGCGACCTTCTGGCCGCCGCCCGTGCCGAACACGTCGACCATCTCGCCGCAGTGCGGGCAGGGCAGGCCCGACATGTTCTCGACGACGCCGACGATCTTCTGGTGGGTCTGCACGGCGATGGAGCCGGCCCGCTCGGCGACCTCGGCGGCCGCCTGCTGAGGCGTCGTCACGACCAGGATCTCGGCGTTCGGGACGAGCTGCGCGACCGAGATCGCGATGTCGCCCGTGCCCGGCGGCAGGTCGAGGAGCAGCACGTCCAGGTCGCCCCAGAAGACGTCCGCGAGGAACTGCTGGAGCGCGCGGTGCAGCATCGGGCCGCGCCACACGACCGGCGCGTTGCCCGGCGTGAACATGCCGATGGAGATGACCTTCACGCCGTGCGCCGACGGCGGCATGATCATGTTCTCGACCTGGGTGGGCTTGCCGTCGGCGCCCAGCATGCGGGGCACCGAGTGGCCGTAGATGTCCGCGTCGACGACGCCGACCTTCAGGCCGTCGGCGGCCATCGAGGCGGCGAGGTTCACCGTCACCGAGGACTTGCCGACGCCGCCCTTGCCGGACGCGACCGCGTAGACCCGGGTCAGCGAGCCGGGCTTGGCGAAGGGGACCTCACGCTCGGCGGTGCCGCCGCGCAGCGCGGCCGCCAGTTC
The sequence above is a segment of the Streptomyces sp. Je 1-369 genome. Coding sequences within it:
- a CDS encoding S1C family serine protease — its product is MDEGKPTKANWWSRPRPGERATSDEPSPQPPHPTDASPPASEAPAQPDATRTEPSHPANVPPGQPQGDSAEVPGQPGGAWAEPSLAADVAPGRAPDASAVPGRSAQAPGQSDATWSEPLPPADVPQGQTQAQPDVAWAEPGAQPQSQPQPQPQSPGGSALSGEYPAAPGGSGAQEPVPMERPRPLHDPDPYSTPPYGEPGPWAPAPPVQHPAATPAHGTQLPPPPHGGTPPHGTPGPTPHQPQQQPQAPYSGTPPHGTPGPAPHVPQQHQHQPSGAPVQPGAAQGAPRQPYDPWNAPLQQVGSLPPETREKRDKRGRRALFIGVAVIALLSGLIGGATGAYLERNGTGDVELRQADAESADRPKGSVAGIASATLPGVVTLHVSGDSAQGTGTGFVLDDKGHILTNNHVVEPAGTGGEVSVTFSGGETAKAEVVGRDSGYDLAVVKVSGVRGLKPLPLGNSENVQVGDAVVAIGAPFDLENTVTSGIISAKERPITAGGEKGDGSDISYVDALQTDAPINPGNSGGPLVDSKARVVGINSAIRSADEGSEPGGGQAGSIGLGFAIPINQGKRVAEELINFGKATHPVIGVTLDTEFNGDGARIADKGKNGGSSVNKNGPGDKAGLKPGDVITEVDGRAVHSSDELIVKVRAHRPKDRLRLTVERDGDDREVTLVLGSAGSG
- a CDS encoding sec-independent translocase is translated as MFNDIGALEIVTLVVLAVLIFGPDKLPKVIQDISRTIRKIREFSDSAKADIRDELGPEFKDFEFEDLNPKKFIRKQLDNDELGLKEIRNGFDLKKEMNEVADAVHGRESDSSDTGSAASAAPSGGGRVDMLKKSEEPGKPVADDRPPFDADAT
- a CDS encoding Mrp/NBP35 family ATP-binding protein; the encoded protein is MATEDAVREALATVNDPEIQRPITELGMVKSVDISAEGAVAVTVYLTVSGCPMRETITKNVTDAVAAVEGVTDVTVTLDVMGDEQRKELAAALRGGTAEREVPFAKPGSLTRVYAVASGKGGVGKSSVTVNLAASMAADGLKVGVVDADIYGHSVPRMLGADGKPTQVENMIMPPSAHGVKVISIGMFTPGNAPVVWRGPMLHRALQQFLADVFWGDLDVLLLDLPPGTGDIAISVAQLVPNAEILVVTTPQQAAAEVAERAGSIAVQTHQKIVGVVENMSGLPCPHCGEMVDVFGTGGGQKVAEGLTKTTGATVPVLGSIPIDVRLREGGDEGKPVVLTDPESPAGSALRAIAGKLGGRQRGLSGMSLGITPRNKF